The following proteins come from a genomic window of Vibrio vulnificus NBRC 15645 = ATCC 27562:
- a CDS encoding acyltransferase, with amino-acid sequence MKIFPKEKHRIIELVEQLISDTLEQQRVEVRHIQQALELVERLSVVVNLERYGQFNLLLEQARKIATYLLNHEEPLSCQDEEKMHLLFSYLKNRQMVSQPTQLTEGNGLHIATAYRKGLLNLSEAIDAYRAQFACQHRLQFVQLQP; translated from the coding sequence GTGAAAATTTTCCCAAAAGAGAAACACCGTATTATCGAACTTGTCGAGCAGTTGATCTCAGATACGCTTGAACAGCAGCGAGTCGAAGTCAGACACATTCAACAAGCGCTTGAATTGGTTGAACGCTTATCCGTTGTAGTCAACCTTGAGCGCTATGGCCAGTTCAATCTACTACTTGAGCAAGCTCGTAAAATTGCGACTTATCTGCTTAACCATGAAGAACCTCTATCTTGCCAAGATGAAGAGAAAATGCATCTGCTGTTTTCTTACCTTAAGAACCGACAAATGGTCTCTCAGCCAACCCAACTCACCGAAGGCAATGGCCTCCACATTGCAACCGCATACCGAAAAGGTCTGCTCAACCTCAGTGAAGCAATTGACGCCTATCGCGCACAGTTTGCATGTCAGCATCGCTTGCAATTTGTTCAACTGCAACCTTGA